The following are encoded together in the Brassica napus cultivar Da-Ae chromosome A9, Da-Ae, whole genome shotgun sequence genome:
- the LOC106441246 gene encoding UDP-glycosyltransferase 91B1-like, with protein sequence MFKQKKKKSFKEVVTASLVSQRRDRQNMAEPNHKLHVAVFPWLALGHMIPYLQLSKLIATKGHTVSFISTPRNIARLPKTPSINFVSLPLPHAVDNNLPENAESTTDVPETHIAYLKKAFDGLSEPFSQFLQASKPDWIVYDILHYWVPPIAEKLGVRRALFCTFNAASIIVIDGPSSIMINGRDPRKTVEDLMDPPPWVPFETNIVYRAFEARRILEYPTAGVTGAELNDSYRTGLASAGSEVIAIRTCTELEPEWIQLLGEIQGKPVIPIGLLPAKATDDDVDDDIIEWLDRQRAKSVVYVALGTEVTVNEKEIQGLAHGLELSGLPFFWTIRKASVFLPDGFEERVKGRGVVRAEWVPQGRILSHGSVGGFVTHCGWGSVVEGLSFGVPLIMFPCNLDQPLVARMLAGMNIGREIPRNERDGSFTSVSVVETIRLVVVEEEGKIYRDNAESMQKNVFGNRRLQDQYVDSFIKFLENHRA encoded by the coding sequence ATGTtcaaacagaagaagaagaagagctttAAAGAAGTAGTCACGGCGTCGTTGGTTTCTCAAAGAAGAGACAGACAGAACATGGCCGAACCAAACCACAAGCTTCATGTAGCAGTCTTCCCATGGCTAGCTTTAGGTCACATGATTCCTTACTTACAACTCTCCAAGCTCATAGCAACAAAAGGCCACACCGTCTCCTTCATCTCCACGCCTCGTAACATCGCCCGTCTTCCCAAAACACCCTCCATAAACTTCGTTTCCTTACCGTTACCTCACGCCGTCGACAACAACCTCCCGGAGAACGCCGAGTCCACCACAGATGTCCCGGAGACTCACATCGCCTACCTCAAGAAAGCCTTCGACGGCCTCTCAGAACCTTTCTCCCAGTTCTTACAAGCTTCCAAACCGGACTGGATAGTGTACGACATCTTGCACTATTGGGTCCCTCCTATCGCCGAGAAGCTAGGCGTGAGACGCGCCCTCTTCTGCACGTTCAACGCAGCTTCCATCATCGTCATAGACGGACCATCATCGATCATGATCAACGGTCGTGATCCTCGCAAGACCGTGGAAGATCTCATGGACCCTCCACCGTGGGTCCCGTTTGAGACAAACATAGTTTACCGTGCCTTTGAGGCGAGGAGGATCTTGGAGTATCCCACGGCGGGTGTCACCGGTGCTGAGCTGAATGATAGCTATAGAACGGGTTTGGCTTCCGCTGGCTCTGAGGTTATTGCGATTAGAACATGTACGGAGCTCGAACCTGAGTGGATTCAGTTGCTCGGTGAGATCCAGGGAAAGCCTGTGATTCCAATAGGTTTACTTCCGGCTAAAGCAACTGATGATGACGTGGATGATGATATCATAGAATGGTTAGATAGACAGCGAGCCAAGTCTGTGGTTTATGTAGCTTTAGGAACCGAAGTGACGGTTAATGAGAAAGAGATACAAGGTTTAGCTCATGGGTTGGAGCTTAGCGGGTTACCTTTCTTTTGGACGATAAGGAAAGCTTCTGTGTTTCTTCCGGATGGGTTTGAAGAGAGAGTCAAAGGGCGTGGGGTTGTTAGAGCAGAGTGGGTACCTCAGGGTAGGATACTGAGTCACGGTTCGGTCGGTGGGTTTGTTACTCACTGTGGGTGGGGTTCAGTAGTTGAAGGGCTTAGCTTTGGTGTTCCTTTGATCATGTTTCCGTGTAATCTAGACCAGCCGCTTGTGGCTAGGATGCTCGCTGGGATGAATATAGGCCGAGAGATTCCAAGGAATGAGCGAGACGGGTCGTTCACTAGTGTTTCTGTGGTGGAGACAATAAGACTGGTTGTTGTGGAGGAAGAAGGGAAGATCTATAGAGACAATGCCGAGTCAATGCAAAAGAACGTATTTGGGAATAGGAGATTGCAAGATCAGTATGTGGATAGTTTTATCAAGTTTCTGGAGAATCATAGAGCCTAA